The Colias croceus chromosome 21, ilColCroc2.1 genome window below encodes:
- the LOC123701289 gene encoding ommochrome-binding protein-like: MLFVITLLSTIPFILSEICTTCVRSNFSCYNITYLFDIQAPFRDRVVIHKLGILRSTNTLFYSFEPNINDEEYYKVGFINLDDPVNSTVISGGKFIMNFGTFDVDQENGLVYLGGSDGIYVLDTKSYKVAPYSSRGDSVLSLFYKGHVYFVRNGEYRIVKKKGDNFDVIVEHMPVKNFVVNKDYVTVFVSMYGLFASKNDETVWLSKNSYFRGLAINLDDEIYAWWLDGIYKVTIDRNLADSKVEKVIELEDIDALTFDNDNNFMFTSGRSLYKLLDVNMTLCDDGTSNKKNITRW; encoded by the coding sequence ATGCTGTTTGTGATCACTCTCCTGTCTACAATACCGTTTATTTTAAGCGAGATATGCACAACATGTGTCCGAAGCAACTTCTCGTGTTACAATATCACCTATCTCTTCGACATACAAGCGCCGTTCAGGGATCGCGTCGTTATCCACAAATTAGGCATATTACGCTCAACAAACACGCTGTTCTACAGTTTCGAACCTAACATCAACGATGAAGAGTACTATAAAGTCGGTTTCATCAATTTGGACGATCCCGTTAACAGCACGGTTATTTCTGGCGGGAAATTCATCATGAATTTTGGAACGTTTGACGTTGATCAAGAAAATGGACTCGTCTATCTCGGAGGCAGTGATGGTATTTACGTCTTAGATACCAAGTCATATAAAGTGGCGCCGTACAGCTCCCGCGGCGATAGCGTACTTAGCTTGTTTTATAAGGGCCACGTATACTTTGTTAGGAACGGCGAATACAGAATCGTTAAGAAGAAAGGAGATAACTTTGATGTAATTGTCGAACACATGCCGGTGAAGAACTTTGTTGTTAATAAAGACTATGTTACTGTGTTCGTCAGTATGTATGGATTGTTTGCGAGTAAAAACGATGAAACGGTGTGGCTGTCgaaaaattcttattttagAGGATTGGCTATTAATTTAGACGATGAAATATATGCTTGGTGGTTAGATGGTATTTATAAGGTTACTATAGATAGAAACCTAGCTGATTCCAAAGTGGAAAAAGTGATTGAATTGGAAGATATAGATGCACTTACTTTCGATAATgataacaattttatgttCACATCAGGGAGAAGtctgtataaattattagatgTAAATATGACGTTGTGTGACGATGGTACTTCAAACAAGAAAAACATTACTAGATGGTAA